One region of Juglans microcarpa x Juglans regia isolate MS1-56 chromosome 7S, Jm3101_v1.0, whole genome shotgun sequence genomic DNA includes:
- the LOC121240649 gene encoding ACT domain-containing protein ACR9-like: protein MGAPCDDVVVIQKGKNPGEPCVITINCPDKVGLGCDICRVILEFGLYISKADVSTDGRWCYIVLWVVPRSSSLILRWSNIKNRLQSISPSCSPSFYFNQPSTHSMPPAVYLLKFFCLDRKGLLHDVTHVFSELELSIQRVKVTTTPDDRVLDLFFITDNMELLHTKTRQDETLEQLHSVLGESCISCELQLAGPEYECHQGISSLSPVVAEELFRTELSDKEIRSQALSPDMTILKKASVTIDNSLSPAHTLLQIHSVDHKGLLYDILRTLKDYNIQIAYGRFSPNTKGHRDLDLFIQQKDGKKILDPEKQSALCSRLKVEMLHPLRVIIANRGPDTELLVANPVELSGKGRPFVFYDVTLALKSLGICIFSAEIGRHSTSDREWEVYSFLLDENCKFKLSNMAARSQIVDRVRRTLMGW, encoded by the exons ATGGGAGCACCGTGCGACGACGTTGTTGTTATCCAGAAGGGTAAGAATCCAGGCGAGCCCTGCGTCATCACCATCAATTGCCCCGATAAGGTCGGACTCGGATGTGATATTTGCAGAGTCATTCTCGAATTCGGTCTCTACATAAGTAAAGCAG ATGTTTCCACTGATGGGAGATGGTGCTACATAGTATTATGGGTAGTTCCTCGTTCCAGCTCTCTCATCCTGCGTTGGTCGAATATAAAAAACCGCCTCCAATCCATAAGCCCATCATGTTCACCGTCCTTTTACTTTAACCAACCGTCTACGCATTCGATGCCTCCTGCGGTTTACTTATTGAAGTTTTTCTGCCTTGACCGGAAAGGATTACTACACG ATGTTACGCATGTTTTCTCCGAGCTTGAGCTTTCTATTCAGAGGGTAAAAGTGACGACAACTCCAGATGATCGAGTTCTCGACCTCTTCTTCATAACAGATAACAT GGAGCTTCTACACACAAAGACAAGACAAGACGAGACGTTGGAACAATTGCATTCTGTCTTGGGTGAATCATGTATCAGCTGTGAACTCCAGTTGGCAGGCCCCGAGTATGAATGTCATCAGGgaatttcttctctttctcctgTAGTAGCCGAGGAACTATTTAGAACTGAGTTATCAGACAAGGAAATCCGGTCTCAAGCTCTTAGTCCAGATATGACAATATTGAAGAAAGCTAGTGTGACCATAGACAATTCATTGAGTCCAGCTCATACATTACTTCAAATACACTCTGTTGATCATAAGGGTCTATTGTATGACATCTTGAGAACTTTGAAAGACTACAATATCCAG ATAGCTTATGGTCGATTCTCACCAAATACAAAGGGTCATCGTGACTTGGACTTATTTATTCAGCAAAAGGATGGGAAAAAGATTCTGGATCCTGAGAAGCAGAGTGCATTGTGTTCTCGGTTGAAGGTGGAAATGCTTCATCCATTGCGTGTCATCATTGCAAACCGAGGGCCAGACACTGAATTGCTGGTTGCTAATCCAGTTGAGTTATCTGGAAAGGGAAGACCTTTTGTTTTCTATGATGTTACTCTTGCTCTGAAATCACTTGGGATCTGCATTTTCTCG GCTGAAATAGGAAGGCATTCAACATCTGATCGTGAATGGGAGGTCTACAGTTTTCTTTTGGATGAGAACTGCAAATTCAAGTTGTCTAATATGGCAGCTAGGAGTCAGATTGTAGACCGAGTAAGAAGAACATTGATGGGTTGGTGA
- the LOC121240650 gene encoding THO complex subunit 4A-like yields the protein MSSTALDMALDDIIKTNKKSGGGRGRNRASSPGPGPARRFPNRVANRTAPYAAVKAPETTWQHDLYREENLGRSSAIETGTKLFLSNLDYGVSNEDLKELFAEVGDLKRYSIHYDRSGRSKGTAEVVFSRRGDAVAAVKRYNNVQLDGKPMKIEIVGTNIGTPAAPPATNGTFGNSNAIPRGGQGRAGALGRPRGSRGGRGFGRGRGHGQGRGRGEKLSQEDLDADLEKYHEEAKQNN from the exons ATGTCGTCGACAGCTTTAGACATGGCCCTAGACGACATCATCAAGACCAACAAAAAGTCCGGCGGCGGCAGAGGCCGTAACCGAGCATCCAGTCCTGGTCCTGGACCCGCCCGCCGCTTCCCTAACCGCGTTGCCAACCGTACAGCTCCTTATGCCGCCGTTAAG GCACCGGAGACGACGTGGCAGCACGATTTGTATAGGGAAGAGAATTTGGGTCGATCTTCTGCTATAGAGACTGGGACCAAGCTCTTTTTATCCAATCTTGATTACGGTGTTTCGAACGAGGACCTTAAg GAACTGTTTGCTGAAGTTGGTGACCTTAAACGGTATTCAATCCATTATGATAGAAGCGGGAGATCGAAG GGAACTGCTGAAGTAGTATTCTCGAGACGAGGAGATGCTGTGGCTGCTGTCAAGAGATACAACAATGTACAGCTTGATGGGAAACCGATGAAGATAGAGATCGTGGGAACAAACATTGGAACACCTGCTGCACCTCCAGCAACTAATGGGACTTTTGGAAATTCAAATGCAATCCCCAGAGG TGGACAAGGTCGAGCTGGTGCACTAGGACGGCCTCGTGGCAGCAGAGGTGGCCGTGGTTTTGGAAGGGGTCGTGGACATGGTCAGGGAAGAGGCCGTGGTGAAAAGTTATCTCAAGAAGATCTTGATGCTGATTTGGAGAAGTATCATGAGGAAGCAAAGCAGAATAATTGA